One window from the genome of Ovis canadensis isolate MfBH-ARS-UI-01 breed Bighorn chromosome 21, ARS-UI_OviCan_v2, whole genome shotgun sequence encodes:
- the LOC138427214 gene encoding olfactory receptor 8B8-like: MAPGNGSFVTEFILLGLTNQPDLQLPLFFLFLGMYMVTVLGNLGLITLIALNSHLHTPMYFFLFNLSLIDLCYSTVFTPKMLINFISKKNIISYVGCMTQLYFFSFFIISEIYVLTSMAYDRYVAICNPLLYNVAMSPKVCSSLTLGSYLMAFSGAMAHTGCMLRLTFCDANTINHYFCDILPLLELSCTSTYVSELEVFIVVGINIIVPSLTIFVSYGLILTNILHISSTEGRSKASSTCSSHIIALSLFFGSGAFMYLKPPSAVSMDEGKISSVFYTNMVPMMNPLIYSLRNKDVKLALRKTLSMKQF, translated from the coding sequence ATGGCTCCTGGAAATGGCTCTTTTGTGACCGAATTCATTCTGTTGGGATTAACCAACCAGCCAGATCTCCAGCTCCCTCTGTTCTTCCTGTTCCTAGGAATGTACATGGTCACTGTGCTGGGAAATTTGGGATTGATAACACTAATTGCACTGAATTCACACCtacacacccccatgtactttttcctttttaacttgtCTCTCATAgacctctgttattctactgtatTTACGCCCAAAATGCTGATTAACTTCATATCGAAGAAGAATATTATTTCTTACGTGGGGTGCATGACCCAGCTctactttttcagtttttttatcaTTTCTGAAATCTATGTGCTGACAtcaatggcctatgaccgctatgtggccatctgtaacCCACTCTTGTATAATGTTGCCATGTCCCCTAAAGTGTGTTCCAGCCTTACGCTTGGTTCCTACTTGATGGCATTTTCTGGTGCCATGGCTCACACTGGATGCATGCTGAGACTGACCTTCTGTGATGCAAACACCATCAACCATTATTTCTGTGACATCCTCCCTCTGCTTGAGCTCTCCTGCACAAGTACATACGTCAGTGAGCTGGAAGTGTTTATTGTAGTGGGCATTAATATCATTGTGCCCAGTCTCACCATCTTTGTCTCTTATGGTCTCATCCTCACCAACATCCTCCACATCAGCTCCACAGAGGGCAGGTCCAAAGCCTCTAGCACCTGCAGTTCTCACATCattgctctttctctcttctttggatCAGGGGCATTCATGTATCTCAAACCACCTTCTGCTGTGTCTATGGATGAGGGGAAAATCTCTTCTGTATTTTACACAAATATGGTTCCAATGATGAACCCATTAATCTACAGCTTGAGGAACAAAGATGTTAAACTTGCTCTGAGAAAAACTCTGAGTATGAAACAGTTTTAA